The Lacipirellula parvula genome window below encodes:
- a CDS encoding PQQ-binding-like beta-propeller repeat protein → MMPTLWNSTAVRRGFALSLVWMAAWSSSAVAQGEGQLVTRELAASKGLERAWFAQIPVDANRSRVTTWYLYFDRLYGVTDSGIITALNAETGEQLWARQVGNPGHAAFGPGANSDFISVVSGGRLYMLDRHTGRVKWIRELGSAPASGPALSNTTAYVALMTGRIEGYNLKDPVAEPWYYQSKGRTFLRPTVTGNVVSWPTATGFLYVGHADDPGVMWRMQTDDDIVTSPAQQSPYLYIASTDGYLYCLNEMNGQEAWRYSTGYAITSSPAVVGDMAFVASFEPALHALDSQTGQGKWVAPGISHFAARGKERVYASDRMGNLLILESATGRPVCRLPVAEGQETLVNDQSDRIFLVNDHGLVQCLHEIGVNEPIMYRQPVAPPAASDKPVGDETPAADAAAPATQPPAVAPAAEEDASPFSEEPAEPADAPAGDAAEDDNPFDTF, encoded by the coding sequence ATGATGCCGACGCTTTGGAATAGCACCGCCGTTCGCCGAGGGTTTGCCCTTTCGCTAGTCTGGATGGCGGCGTGGTCGTCGTCTGCCGTCGCGCAGGGCGAAGGGCAACTCGTCACGCGCGAGTTGGCCGCCAGCAAGGGGCTGGAGCGGGCTTGGTTTGCGCAGATTCCGGTCGACGCCAATCGAAGCCGCGTCACCACCTGGTACCTCTACTTCGATCGTTTGTACGGGGTTACTGATTCGGGCATCATCACGGCGCTCAATGCCGAGACGGGCGAGCAGCTATGGGCTCGTCAGGTGGGAAATCCTGGGCACGCCGCCTTTGGGCCAGGCGCGAATAGCGACTTCATCAGCGTCGTCAGCGGCGGCCGGTTGTACATGCTCGATCGTCACACCGGTCGGGTGAAGTGGATTCGCGAACTTGGGAGCGCCCCGGCGTCGGGACCGGCGCTCAGTAACACGACAGCCTATGTCGCGCTCATGACGGGGCGTATTGAGGGCTACAACCTCAAAGATCCGGTAGCTGAGCCGTGGTATTACCAGTCGAAGGGGCGTACCTTTCTGCGGCCGACGGTCACCGGCAATGTCGTGAGCTGGCCGACTGCCACGGGGTTCTTGTACGTCGGTCACGCCGATGATCCGGGCGTGATGTGGCGGATGCAGACCGATGACGACATCGTCACCTCGCCGGCTCAGCAGTCTCCCTACTTGTACATTGCATCGACCGACGGCTATCTGTACTGCCTCAACGAAATGAACGGTCAGGAGGCGTGGCGCTACTCGACTGGGTATGCGATCACGAGTTCGCCCGCCGTCGTGGGCGATATGGCGTTCGTCGCGTCGTTCGAGCCAGCGCTGCACGCTCTCGATTCGCAGACTGGGCAAGGGAAATGGGTGGCCCCGGGAATTAGCCATTTTGCCGCTCGCGGCAAAGAGCGGGTGTACGCGTCTGATCGCATGGGCAACCTGTTGATTCTTGAATCAGCGACGGGCCGGCCCGTTTGCCGCCTGCCGGTGGCCGAAGGCCAAGAGACGCTGGTGAACGACCAGAGCGATCGGATTTTCCTGGTGAACGATCACGGCCTAGTGCAGTGTCTGCACGAGATCGGCGTCAACGAGCCGATCATGTATCGCCAGCCAGTCGCTCCGCCTGCAGCTTCCGACAAGCCTGTCGGCGACGAGACGCCTGCAGCCGACGCGGCAGCGCCCGCCACGCAACCCCCGGCGGTGGCACCAGCGGCCGAAGAGGATGCCAGTCCCTTCAGCGAAGAGCCGGCTGAGCCTGCTGATGCGCCCGCAGGCGATGCGGCGGAAGACGACAATCCTTTCGATACGTTCTAG
- a CDS encoding ATP-dependent 6-phosphofructokinase encodes MAPNLNFTQSQFDVASLGQCNVESPLQLSTVPGDGRCDFTFDDARILYEPRFRTGEAICPLSLEHAGPRQKIFFDPAKVKAAIVTCGGLSPGINNVVRTVVLELIHNYGVPQVVGIRFGYEGLNPAVGRPPMSLTPEVVENIHHHGGTILGTSRGPQEANTTVDFLVSQGINILFCIGGDGTQRGSHAIAVEVARRGLKIAVVGIPKTIDNDIEFCYTTFGFATAVAEAEVAIDRAHVEAKSVDNGVGLVKLMGREAGFITATAVLASGEANFCLVPELPLELHGPHGFLAKLKRRLQARSHAVVVVAEGAGQHLLKEIAGADASGNRRLADIGYFLKEQIESYLKAEGVPTSVKYFDPSYLIRSLPAEAVDSLLCERFARAAVHAAMSGRTDLLIGLWHNHLIHVPLTTSTGLKKRLDPESELWTSVLSLTGQEKW; translated from the coding sequence ATGGCTCCGAACCTCAACTTCACGCAGTCGCAGTTCGACGTCGCTTCGCTTGGGCAATGCAACGTCGAGTCGCCGCTGCAACTATCGACGGTTCCTGGCGACGGGCGATGCGATTTTACGTTCGACGACGCGCGGATCCTGTACGAACCCCGCTTCCGCACCGGCGAAGCAATCTGCCCTCTATCGCTGGAACACGCTGGGCCGCGACAGAAGATTTTTTTCGATCCCGCAAAAGTAAAGGCGGCGATCGTCACCTGCGGCGGACTGTCGCCGGGGATCAACAACGTCGTCCGCACCGTCGTCCTCGAGCTGATTCACAACTACGGCGTGCCGCAAGTCGTCGGCATTCGCTTTGGCTACGAAGGGCTCAACCCCGCCGTCGGCCGGCCGCCGATGAGCCTGACGCCCGAAGTCGTCGAGAACATCCACCACCACGGCGGAACGATTCTCGGCACCTCGCGTGGCCCGCAAGAAGCTAATACCACCGTCGACTTCCTGGTGAGCCAAGGAATCAACATCCTGTTTTGCATTGGCGGCGACGGCACCCAGCGAGGTTCGCACGCCATCGCGGTGGAAGTCGCCCGCCGCGGTTTGAAAATCGCCGTCGTCGGCATCCCGAAGACGATCGATAACGACATCGAGTTCTGTTACACCACCTTCGGCTTCGCCACCGCGGTGGCCGAGGCAGAGGTGGCGATCGACCGCGCCCACGTCGAGGCTAAGTCGGTCGACAACGGCGTCGGCCTCGTGAAGCTGATGGGACGCGAAGCCGGGTTCATCACCGCCACGGCCGTGCTCGCCAGCGGCGAAGCAAACTTCTGCCTCGTGCCGGAACTGCCGCTGGAACTCCACGGTCCGCATGGCTTCTTGGCGAAGCTAAAGCGGCGGCTTCAGGCCCGCTCGCACGCGGTTGTCGTCGTCGCCGAAGGGGCAGGGCAACATCTGCTCAAAGAAATCGCAGGCGCCGACGCCTCCGGCAATCGTCGCCTGGCAGATATCGGCTACTTCCTGAAGGAGCAGATCGAGTCGTACCTCAAGGCCGAGGGAGTGCCGACCTCAGTGAAGTATTTCGACCCCAGCTACCTTATCCGCAGCTTGCCGGCCGAGGCGGTTGATTCGTTGCTCTGCGAGCGTTTCGCGCGGGCCGCGGTCCATGCGGCAATGTCGGGCCGCACCGACCTGCTGATTGGCCTGTGGCACAATCACCTGATCCACGTCCCGCTGACGACTTCCACAGGCCTGAAAAAGCGACTCGATCCAGAAAGCGAACTCTGGACAAGCGTTCTGTCGCTGACAGGCCAGGAGAAGTGGTAG
- a CDS encoding NAD-dependent epimerase/dehydratase family protein translates to MSRCLITGASGFVGSNLAQRLIRDGWEVRCLLRPTSRVEFLGNLPFERFEGGLSDADSLRRAVRGVDYVFHVAGRTAAFKPSQYFEDNVEGTRRLAEACAAQPTPPGLLMVSSLAAGGTGTMKAPRTEAEPERPVSNYGRSKLAAEQMLATYADRLAVSIVRPPMVFGRADRAGLHLYRTLRKLPLHLSPGVRRFPVSLIYAADLCDAIIRIAARGERLPTLANGQPNASQGKYYVAAERDVTYGEMGRLAARAADLRVATIPMPTPIFWVAGAIGETVGRVRGRAALINFDKVREATARGWVCSDEKIRTTLGYRPAATLEEQFADTVAWYREHKWL, encoded by the coding sequence ATGTCACGCTGCCTAATCACCGGAGCGAGCGGGTTCGTCGGCTCGAATCTCGCTCAGCGACTAATTCGCGACGGCTGGGAAGTCCGCTGCCTGCTGCGCCCCACTTCACGGGTTGAGTTCCTCGGCAACCTGCCGTTTGAGCGGTTCGAGGGAGGCCTCAGCGACGCCGATAGCCTCCGCCGAGCGGTGCGGGGGGTCGATTACGTCTTCCACGTCGCGGGACGCACGGCAGCGTTCAAGCCCAGCCAATATTTCGAAGACAACGTCGAGGGAACGCGCCGGTTGGCCGAAGCGTGCGCGGCACAACCGACGCCGCCGGGCCTACTCATGGTCAGCTCGCTCGCTGCGGGCGGAACAGGGACGATGAAGGCCCCTCGCACCGAGGCGGAGCCCGAACGGCCCGTTTCGAATTACGGCCGCAGCAAGCTCGCCGCCGAGCAAATGCTGGCGACCTACGCCGACCGGTTGGCCGTCTCGATCGTCCGACCGCCGATGGTGTTTGGTCGCGCCGATCGCGCTGGCCTACACCTTTACCGGACGCTGCGGAAGCTGCCGCTCCATTTGTCGCCTGGCGTGCGCCGGTTTCCTGTGTCGCTCATCTACGCGGCCGATCTGTGCGATGCAATCATCCGGATTGCCGCTCGCGGGGAACGCCTCCCAACGCTCGCAAATGGGCAGCCAAACGCCTCACAAGGAAAGTATTACGTCGCCGCCGAGCGCGACGTGACCTACGGCGAAATGGGACGGCTTGCCGCCCGCGCTGCCGACTTGCGCGTCGCGACAATTCCGATGCCCACCCCGATTTTCTGGGTAGCGGGCGCCATCGGCGAGACTGTCGGCCGCGTGCGCGGCCGCGCCGCCCTGATTAACTTCGACAAAGTTCGCGAAGCAACCGCTCGCGGCTGGGTTTGCTCCGACGAAAAGATTCGCACGACGCTCGGTTATCGACCAGCCGCAACGCTGGAAGAGCAATTCGCGGACACGGTGGCGTGGTACCGCGAACATAAGTGGCTGTAG
- a CDS encoding N-acetyltransferase translates to MAQLEVIRVASRGERKQFFDLPWDLYRGDPNWIPPIRLVQKELLNFKRHPFYDDAEIRHFLARIDGKPVGRLAAIINHAHNRQYDEKRGFFGFFESIDDQEVANKLFDAALDWFASEGIEAVRGPANPSLNYEVGLLIEGFDDPPWFMMTYNKPYYGRLIEGFGFRKAQDMYAFWGHVGMLKEVSQKVNDLSQIVIDRFGLVCRPMNVKRFNEEIATFLEIYNRSLVSTWGFVPMSAGEVKKQAAGMKQMIVPELTTVAEVDGKPIGTMFGLLDFNPRIKAIDGKLFPFGFLKLLRNKKELKRVRLISTNVLPEFQSWGVGIALVSRLVPDALAWGIQEAEFSWVLESNDLSFKTLKKGGAKISKQYRVYDFGPPDTTANAKFMKQEE, encoded by the coding sequence ATGGCTCAATTGGAAGTCATTCGCGTCGCCTCTCGGGGTGAGCGGAAGCAATTCTTCGACCTGCCGTGGGACCTTTATCGGGGCGACCCGAATTGGATTCCGCCAATCCGGCTGGTGCAGAAGGAACTGCTCAACTTCAAGCGGCATCCGTTTTACGACGACGCTGAAATCCGCCACTTCTTGGCTCGCATCGACGGGAAGCCAGTCGGCCGGCTCGCGGCGATCATCAACCACGCGCACAACCGGCAGTACGACGAGAAGCGGGGCTTCTTCGGTTTCTTTGAGTCGATCGACGATCAAGAGGTCGCCAACAAGCTGTTCGATGCGGCTCTCGATTGGTTCGCCAGCGAAGGGATCGAAGCGGTCCGCGGTCCGGCCAACCCTTCGCTGAACTACGAGGTCGGGTTGTTGATCGAAGGATTCGACGATCCGCCGTGGTTCATGATGACCTACAACAAGCCGTACTACGGCCGGCTGATCGAGGGCTTTGGCTTCCGCAAGGCGCAAGACATGTACGCCTTTTGGGGGCATGTCGGTATGCTGAAGGAAGTTTCACAGAAGGTGAACGATCTGAGCCAGATCGTGATCGATCGCTTCGGGCTCGTTTGCCGGCCGATGAACGTCAAGCGATTTAATGAGGAGATCGCGACGTTCCTCGAGATCTACAACCGCTCGCTCGTCTCCACGTGGGGCTTCGTGCCGATGTCCGCGGGCGAGGTGAAAAAGCAGGCGGCCGGGATGAAGCAGATGATCGTCCCCGAACTAACGACGGTCGCTGAAGTCGACGGCAAACCAATCGGCACCATGTTCGGGCTGCTCGATTTCAATCCGCGCATCAAGGCGATCGACGGGAAGCTCTTCCCGTTCGGCTTCCTGAAGTTGCTCCGCAACAAGAAAGAACTCAAGCGGGTGCGGCTCATCAGCACGAACGTATTGCCGGAGTTCCAAAGCTGGGGCGTCGGCATCGCGCTGGTGTCGCGACTTGTCCCCGACGCCCTTGCTTGGGGCATTCAAGAAGCCGAGTTCTCTTGGGTGCTCGAGAGCAACGACTTGTCGTTTAAGACGCTGAAAAAGGGCGGCGCGAAAATCTCGAAGCAATATCGCGTCTACGATTTTGGCCCGCCTGATACGACGGCGAACGCGAAGTTCATGAAGCAGGAAGAGTAG
- a CDS encoding glycosyltransferase family 2 protein has product MNAERTTLAAPARDAGYLQRMEANLAIAEQTLNVAYELERAPAIEPVQRTKLAVSVVIPVYNERDTVVELVRRVQAVGIHQEIILVDDFSMDGTRQILVELAREADVRILFHGYNRGKGAALRTGFQQASGDVVLVQDADLEYNPNDLPRLLAPIERGDADVVYGSRFLENATQDKSRTHRFGNWMLTQASNLATGQRLTDMETCYKVFRREVLDQLDLEQNRFGFEPEITAKISQLGYRIMEVPISYDPRSFDEGKKIGLGDAVSAMWCIAKYGGRW; this is encoded by the coding sequence ATGAATGCCGAGCGTACGACGCTCGCTGCCCCCGCCCGCGACGCTGGCTACCTGCAGCGGATGGAGGCGAACCTCGCGATCGCCGAACAGACGCTCAACGTCGCGTACGAACTAGAGCGGGCCCCGGCAATTGAACCCGTTCAGCGCACGAAGCTCGCCGTGTCGGTGGTGATTCCCGTCTACAACGAACGCGACACCGTCGTGGAACTTGTGCGCCGCGTGCAGGCGGTCGGCATTCACCAGGAGATCATCCTGGTCGACGACTTTAGCATGGACGGCACGCGGCAGATCCTCGTCGAGCTAGCCCGCGAAGCCGACGTGCGGATCTTGTTCCACGGCTACAACCGCGGCAAAGGCGCCGCGTTGCGCACCGGCTTCCAGCAAGCGAGCGGCGACGTGGTGCTCGTGCAGGACGCCGATCTCGAATACAACCCGAACGACTTGCCGCGACTGCTGGCGCCGATCGAGCGGGGCGATGCCGACGTGGTCTACGGCTCGCGGTTCCTGGAGAATGCAACGCAGGACAAGTCGCGCACGCACCGCTTCGGCAACTGGATGCTGACGCAGGCTTCGAACCTCGCTACCGGCCAGCGGCTCACTGACATGGAAACCTGCTACAAGGTCTTCCGCCGCGAAGTGCTCGACCAACTCGATCTGGAGCAGAACCGCTTCGGCTTCGAGCCAGAGATCACCGCGAAGATTTCGCAGCTTGGCTATCGCATCATGGAAGTGCCGATCAGCTACGATCCGCGAAGCTTCGACGAAGGGAAGAAGATCGGCCTGGGCGACGCGGTGAGCGCGATGTGGTGCATCGCGAAATACGGCGGGCGGTGGTAA
- the rimI gene encoding ribosomal protein S18-alanine N-acetyltransferase, giving the protein MSADPQQQVRVHIRWMIRRDMAEVLDIERHSFEFPWFEEDFIRCLRQRNCIGMVAECGERVVGFMIYELHKTRLHILNFAVAPEFRRRGVGRQMIEKLLGKLSSQRRVRITLEVRETNLPAQLFFKVAGFRAVTVLRAYYEDSPEDAYLMQYRHVEEEAASQLSVNRIDRMAG; this is encoded by the coding sequence ATGAGCGCCGATCCTCAGCAGCAAGTCCGTGTTCACATTCGGTGGATGATCCGCCGCGACATGGCCGAAGTGCTCGACATCGAACGTCACAGCTTCGAGTTCCCCTGGTTCGAAGAAGACTTTATCCGTTGCTTGCGTCAGCGCAATTGCATCGGCATGGTCGCCGAATGCGGCGAGCGCGTCGTCGGGTTCATGATCTATGAACTCCACAAGACGCGATTGCACATCCTGAACTTCGCCGTGGCTCCCGAGTTCCGTCGCCGCGGCGTCGGTCGGCAGATGATCGAGAAACTGCTCGGCAAGCTTTCGAGCCAACGCCGCGTTCGCATCACGCTGGAAGTTCGCGAGACGAATCTGCCGGCTCAGCTCTTCTTCAAGGTAGCCGGCTTCCGCGCCGTGACCGTGCTGCGGGCCTACTACGAAGATTCGCCGGAAGACGCCTACCTGATGCAGTACCGGCACGTTGAAGAGGAAGCGGCCTCGCAGTTGTCGGTGAATCGCATCGACCGCATGGCGGGCTGA
- a CDS encoding dockerin type I domain-containing protein — MRFIRLLVAGVAVAAAPAAFAYPIGSQFAINSSTSNLKLKATAFGFSDDDTKSLTGSLNVTLDFGANGFGTPAKVTVNSGTITPSGNYTLTLGFPPILGIKAVASGLAAQVSTPTPPGTMTRTASPGVVYSIDTSQFLVTMNQGSVVVTGSTNQTIDLAAEPVAGTSPPGTLGALTLTTGATSGYFTRINAALSLPFDVTEIADLDGTEVEMKVTGTVNATSSFYLALAGIPGDFQLDGDVDATDLALWKTGFGRETGATPNHGDANGDGRVDGADFLIWQRNFGVQPPAVATSAVAAVPEPAAIGSCAAALGAVAATRRQRKQIA; from the coding sequence ATGAGATTCATCCGACTGTTGGTTGCCGGCGTTGCAGTCGCAGCAGCGCCGGCTGCGTTCGCCTACCCGATCGGCTCGCAGTTCGCGATCAACTCGTCCACGTCGAACTTAAAGCTCAAAGCCACGGCGTTCGGTTTCAGCGACGACGACACGAAGAGCCTTACCGGTTCGCTGAACGTGACGCTCGATTTTGGAGCCAACGGGTTCGGCACGCCGGCCAAAGTGACAGTGAACAGCGGCACGATCACCCCGAGCGGCAATTATACGCTAACGCTCGGCTTTCCACCGATCCTCGGGATCAAGGCGGTCGCGAGCGGACTGGCCGCCCAGGTGTCGACGCCGACGCCGCCCGGCACGATGACGCGCACTGCAAGCCCCGGCGTCGTCTACAGCATCGACACGTCGCAGTTCTTGGTCACGATGAACCAAGGCTCCGTCGTCGTGACGGGCAGTACGAACCAGACGATCGACCTCGCCGCGGAACCGGTCGCGGGGACTTCGCCGCCAGGAACATTGGGGGCGCTCACTCTCACTACCGGCGCGACCAGCGGATACTTCACGCGAATCAACGCCGCATTGTCGCTGCCGTTCGACGTCACCGAAATCGCCGACCTCGACGGCACCGAGGTCGAGATGAAGGTCACCGGAACGGTAAACGCAACCTCGTCGTTCTACCTCGCGCTCGCCGGCATTCCGGGCGACTTCCAACTTGACGGCGACGTCGACGCCACGGATCTCGCCCTATGGAAAACCGGCTTCGGCCGCGAAACGGGCGCAACGCCAAATCATGGCGATGCGAACGGCGACGGCCGCGTCGACGGAGCCGACTTTTTGATCTGGCAACGCAACTTCGGAGTTCAACCGCCAGCGGTCGCTACGAGTGCTGTCGCCGCAGTACCGGAACCAGCAGCGATTGGCTCATGTGCTGCTGCGTTAGGCGCCGTGGCGGCAACGCGACGCCAGCGCAAGCAGATCGCTTGA
- a CDS encoding cold-shock protein, whose product MAEGTIKKLIADKGFGFIQGEKGELFFHHSAVENGQFDTLQEGQSVSYTEGRGPKGPRADAVTPH is encoded by the coding sequence ATGGCAGAAGGCACGATCAAGAAGTTGATTGCGGACAAGGGCTTTGGCTTCATCCAAGGCGAGAAGGGCGAGCTCTTCTTCCACCACTCCGCGGTTGAAAATGGCCAGTTCGACACCCTCCAAGAGGGTCAGTCGGTCAGCTACACCGAAGGCCGTGGCCCGAAGGGTCCCCGCGCCGATGCGGTCACGCCTCACTAA
- a CDS encoding four helix bundle protein, protein MEERTAQFAEQAIDFALTFSRSPVVSPLLSQFVRAATSIGANYCEADDAESKKDFRHKIGLCRKESRETKYWVRMLVRADASKREAAKPLWQEAHELNLIFSKIRRSTPPK, encoded by the coding sequence TTGGAAGAGCGAACGGCGCAGTTCGCGGAGCAAGCGATTGATTTCGCGCTGACTTTCTCGCGTAGCCCGGTGGTGTCGCCGCTGCTGTCTCAGTTCGTTCGCGCCGCGACGAGTATTGGCGCCAACTACTGCGAGGCCGATGACGCTGAAAGTAAGAAAGACTTCCGCCACAAGATTGGGTTGTGCCGGAAAGAATCTCGCGAGACCAAGTACTGGGTACGTATGTTAGTGCGTGCGGATGCGTCAAAGCGAGAAGCGGCGAAGCCGCTATGGCAAGAAGCCCACGAACTAAATTTGATCTTCTCGAAGATTCGTCGCTCAACCCCGCCAAAGTAA
- a CDS encoding thioredoxin domain-containing protein, with translation MPNKLANESSPYLLQHKDNPVDWHPWGPEALERARNEQRPIFLSIGYSACHWCHVMEHESFEDKQIAAMINDRFVAIKVDREERPDLDQIYMNATQMMTGRGGWPMSVFLTPELKPFYCGTYFPPSARGGMPGFDDVLRAVYDAWLMRRGEVEQMANQLTGELSRAGQATAPGELSRDFIDAAVGQLTSTFDSRWGGFGGAPKFPHPMDLQLLLRFWHRTGHASSLEMVRTTLDRMAAGGIYDQLGGGFARYSVDARWLVPHFEKMLYDNALLTSVYVEAYQATGHVDYARIAHETIGYVLRDMTGAEGGFYSAEDADSEGHEGKFYVWTADEIDEVLGDDAGSTFGRIYDVTDAGNFEDSNILNLPKTLAQSAAIMRRDEAELAAELAASRAKLFAAREKRVHPGKDDKVIVAWNGLMIDALARAAAALDEPRYAAAAAKAADFVHTKLQRSDGRLLHTYRNGVAKLDAYLDDYACLANGLISLYEATFDAARLAEAARLLDIVLAHFADPQAGGFFYTADDHEQLIARNKDATDASVPSASGMAAFALARLGKLTGESKYIAAAEGTLTAAAGLMQQAPAAMGQMLLALDFQLGPTFEMVLAGDTGFELVAKSVKELRRQFIPNKVLACANAKAADQSPLLAALTAGKASAAGEPTLYVCEGFTCQEPAKGAAAVAEEIERLSAR, from the coding sequence ATGCCAAACAAGCTCGCCAACGAATCGTCGCCCTACCTGCTCCAGCATAAGGACAACCCCGTCGATTGGCATCCATGGGGACCCGAGGCGCTTGAGCGCGCTCGCAACGAGCAGCGGCCGATCTTTCTTTCGATTGGTTACTCCGCTTGCCATTGGTGCCATGTGATGGAGCATGAGAGCTTCGAGGACAAGCAAATCGCGGCGATGATCAACGATCGGTTCGTCGCGATCAAAGTCGATCGCGAAGAGCGGCCCGATCTCGATCAGATCTACATGAACGCGACGCAGATGATGACCGGTCGCGGCGGTTGGCCGATGTCGGTCTTCCTCACGCCCGAGTTGAAGCCCTTCTACTGCGGCACGTATTTCCCGCCTTCGGCACGCGGCGGCATGCCGGGTTTCGACGACGTGCTGCGCGCCGTGTACGACGCCTGGCTCATGCGTCGCGGCGAAGTCGAGCAAATGGCCAACCAACTCACCGGCGAACTGAGTCGCGCCGGGCAAGCGACGGCGCCGGGCGAGTTGTCGCGCGACTTCATTGACGCCGCCGTTGGCCAGCTGACGAGCACGTTCGACTCTCGCTGGGGCGGTTTCGGGGGAGCGCCGAAGTTTCCGCACCCGATGGATCTGCAACTGCTGCTCCGCTTCTGGCATCGCACGGGGCACGCCTCGTCGCTGGAGATGGTGCGCACCACGCTCGACCGCATGGCCGCGGGCGGCATCTACGATCAGCTCGGCGGCGGCTTCGCACGGTACTCAGTCGATGCACGCTGGCTCGTGCCGCACTTTGAGAAGATGCTCTACGACAACGCCCTGCTGACGAGCGTCTACGTTGAGGCGTATCAGGCCACCGGGCATGTCGACTACGCTCGCATCGCGCACGAGACGATCGGCTACGTCCTTCGCGACATGACCGGCGCCGAGGGAGGTTTCTACAGCGCCGAGGACGCCGACAGCGAAGGCCACGAAGGAAAGTTCTACGTTTGGACGGCCGACGAAATCGATGAAGTGTTGGGCGACGACGCCGGTTCGACGTTCGGCCGCATTTACGACGTCACCGATGCGGGTAACTTCGAAGACTCGAACATTCTCAACTTGCCGAAGACGCTCGCTCAGTCAGCCGCGATTATGCGCCGCGACGAGGCGGAACTCGCGGCGGAACTCGCAGCTTCGCGGGCCAAGCTGTTCGCCGCTCGGGAAAAACGCGTTCATCCCGGCAAGGACGACAAAGTGATCGTCGCCTGGAACGGGCTCATGATTGACGCTCTCGCTCGCGCAGCGGCAGCGCTTGACGAACCCCGCTACGCCGCCGCGGCGGCGAAGGCGGCCGACTTTGTTCACACGAAGCTGCAGCGATCCGACGGTCGGTTGCTCCACACCTACCGCAACGGCGTCGCGAAGCTCGACGCTTACCTCGACGACTATGCGTGCTTGGCGAACGGACTCATCTCGCTCTACGAGGCGACGTTCGACGCAGCGCGACTGGCCGAAGCGGCGCGGTTGCTCGACATCGTGCTGGCGCACTTCGCCGATCCGCAGGCGGGCGGATTCTTCTATACCGCTGATGATCACGAACAGCTGATAGCCCGCAACAAAGACGCTACCGACGCGAGCGTTCCCAGCGCCAGCGGCATGGCCGCGTTTGCATTGGCCCGGCTAGGGAAACTCACCGGTGAGTCAAAATACATCGCCGCCGCGGAAGGAACGCTCACCGCAGCCGCCGGCCTGATGCAGCAGGCCCCCGCCGCGATGGGGCAAATGCTGCTCGCGCTCGACTTCCAACTTGGCCCGACGTTCGAAATGGTGCTGGCGGGCGACACAGGGTTCGAACTCGTCGCCAAGTCGGTGAAGGAGCTGCGGCGGCAGTTCATCCCGAACAAAGTCCTCGCGTGCGCCAACGCGAAGGCAGCCGACCAGTCGCCGCTGCTCGCGGCTCTTACTGCCGGCAAGGCGTCTGCTGCGGGTGAGCCAACGCTATACGTCTGCGAGGGATTTACTTGCCAAGAGCCGGCCAAGGGGGCGGCGGCGGTGGCGGAGGAAATTGAGCGGCTCAGTGCTCGCTAA
- a CDS encoding RNA polymerase sigma factor, producing MRTLADRLARGDDSAFAELYDACADRLYRFAVARLGSADAAADVVQTAFMRAVKSRRQFRRVENPIAYMFQIARNEAIRTASVPGWKAEPVAAEGLAATDDEEAADDTEALRTALRRLDDDDREIVELKSYSGLTFAEIAELTQRPPGTVATRYRRALESLRGWLAKEFSQE from the coding sequence ATGCGAACTTTGGCGGACCGCTTGGCCCGCGGCGACGACTCTGCCTTCGCAGAGCTGTACGACGCGTGCGCCGATCGACTCTACCGGTTCGCTGTCGCCCGGCTGGGGTCTGCCGACGCTGCAGCCGACGTCGTGCAAACGGCGTTCATGCGGGCGGTGAAAAGCCGTCGGCAATTTCGCCGCGTCGAGAATCCGATCGCGTATATGTTTCAGATCGCGCGGAACGAGGCCATTCGTACGGCGTCGGTTCCTGGCTGGAAGGCCGAACCTGTCGCTGCCGAAGGACTGGCCGCCACCGACGACGAGGAGGCGGCCGACGACACTGAGGCGCTCCGCACGGCGCTGCGGCGACTGGACGATGACGACCGCGAGATCGTGGAACTAAAAAGTTACTCGGGGCTGACGTTCGCCGAGATTGCGGAGCTGACGCAGCGCCCACCGGGAACCGTCGCGACGCGCTACCGACGAGCACTGGAGTCGCTGCGAGGTTGGCTAGCGAAAGAATTTTCGCAAGAGTGA